DNA sequence from the Thermococcus gammatolerans EJ3 genome:
CGGCAGGAACGTTCTTGATCCCGCCGAAGCAGAGGAGAAGGGATTCGTGTATCTAAGGGTGGGAAGGACCGCATATAGTCCTTAAATGATTTCCTCCTGTTTTTAATTTCCCTTCCCATGGTTTTTAAACCTCAAGCTCAGAGACGAAACAAAAGGGAAACGCTTTGATCACGGTACGTTCTTTAAAGGTGCCATTCCGTACAACCAAAAAAGTTATAATTGCAAAAAGGAGCATCAATAATAACGCATAATAGCATTATCAATAACAGTGAGGGTGTTATTGCCACTATTAATAAGCCAAGCACAGGGGATGGAAATGTACAGAGAACATAGAATAGGAGTAGTTGTCCCGGCGTACAATGAAGAGGCGCTCATAGGGGACACACTCTCGGGCATTCCGGACTATGTGGACCGGATATACGTTGTCAACGATGGCTCGAAGGACAGAACCCCTCAAATCGTTGGGGAATTCCAGAAAAAAGACGGCAGGATCGTCCTAATAAATCATGAGAAGAATATGGGCGTTGGCAAATCTATCATAGACGGCTACAAGGCCGCTCTTAAGGATGGGATGGACATCGTTGCGGTCATGGCCGGCGACAACCAGATGGATCCCGCCTATCTTCCAGACCTTCTGGATCCCATCGTTGAGGGGAGAGCCGACTACACCAAGGGAAATCGCCTCCTCGGTCCTGACTACGTGAGGAACATGCCCAAGTTCAGGTACATCGGCAACATGATACTGACTTTTCTGACCAAAATAGCCTCAGGTTACTGGCATATAATGGACCCACAAAACGGCTACACTGCAATCTCAAAAAAAGCACTGGAAACCATTCCACTGGATAAAGTGTATACGTGGTACGGTTATCCAAACGACTTGCTCGTAAAACTGAACGTTTACGGCTTCAGGGTTCTTGACGTGCCGATTCCGGCCAAGTACGGCAGGGAAAAGTCAAAGATAAAGTACACGAAGTACATCCTGAAGGTCTCCTGGCTCCTCCTGAGGGACTTCTTCTGGAGGCTGAAGGAGAAGTACCTACTCTACAACTTCCACCCACTGGTGTTCTTCTACATCTTCGGGATACTCTTCCTGCTAGTGGGCACCGGGGGAGTTCTGTTCGCATTCTACCAGAAGTTCGTCCTTCACAGGGCCGTGCTCTTCTACTACCTGACCCTATCCCTGCTGGTGTTCGCCATAGGGCTTATAATGTTCCTCTTCGCGATGCTGTTTGACATGGAGGAGGAGAGGAGGAATTATCAAAAAAGGTGAAGGGCATGAACGTATTAGTTAGTGTCAATCATCCAGCACATGTACATCTTTTCAAAAATTTCATATGGGAAATGGAGAAAAAAGGTCATGAGGTGCATATAGTAGCAAGGGATAAAGAAGTGACAAAGCATCTCTTAAACGCATATAATTTCGAGTATGGTATCATAAGCAAAAAAATCGAAAATCCCCTAGGGGTGAGTATTGAGGCAGGAATTAGGATTCTAAACTTAACACTAAAGACATCAAAGTTTCACCCAGAAATAACGCTCTCAATTACCGATGGAACAATTGGGGCATTTTCAAGAGTATTGGGAGTGCCATCCATACAATTTACGGATACAGAGCATGCAGATCTTATACTCAAAACTTCTGTTCCTTTTGCTGATGTAATTTTAACACCTATGCCCTTTAAAAGAAATCTTGGCAAAAAACAGATCCGCTACAATGGATACCACGAGTTAGCATACCTGCACCCAAATTACTTTAAGCCCGATCCCTCGGTGTTAGACGAGCTCGGCCTCAGTAAGGGGGACACTTTCATCGTTTTGAGAGTTGTATCGTGGACTGCAAGCCATGATGTTGGGCAAAAAGGCATTAGAAACAGAGTTAATTTTGTAAAAGAACTTGAAAAATACGGTCAGGTGTTTATATCTGCAGAGGGGAAATTAGAGAGGGAATTAGAGAAATATAGAGTGAAAATACCTCCTGAACGAATGCATGATCTTTTATATTATGCTACTCTGTACGTTGGTGAGGGAGGAACTACTGCAAGTGAAGCGGCAACTCTCGGAACACACTCTATTCATATATCTACTACCGCCAAATACTGTGGGGTTTTTTATGACATAAACAGATATGGACTTCTATGGATTTCTGAAGATGAGCGTAGTAGTATAGAATTAACAAAGACTCTCCTAGGTGAGAACGATTTATGGGGAAGAGGAAAGAAAAAAAGAAAGAAATTAATTAAAAGCAAAATTAATCTAACCCCCTTTATGGTCTGGTTTATAGAGAACTATCCAAATAGCTTAAA
Encoded proteins:
- a CDS encoding DUF354 domain-containing protein; amino-acid sequence: MNVLVSVNHPAHVHLFKNFIWEMEKKGHEVHIVARDKEVTKHLLNAYNFEYGIISKKIENPLGVSIEAGIRILNLTLKTSKFHPEITLSITDGTIGAFSRVLGVPSIQFTDTEHADLILKTSVPFADVILTPMPFKRNLGKKQIRYNGYHELAYLHPNYFKPDPSVLDELGLSKGDTFIVLRVVSWTASHDVGQKGIRNRVNFVKELEKYGQVFISAEGKLERELEKYRVKIPPERMHDLLYYATLYVGEGGTTASEAATLGTHSIHISTTAKYCGVFYDINRYGLLWISEDERSSIELTKTLLGENDLWGRGKKKRKKLIKSKINLTPFMVWFIENYPNSLKEFKENPKIQYKFR
- a CDS encoding glycosyltransferase family 2 protein produces the protein MEMYREHRIGVVVPAYNEEALIGDTLSGIPDYVDRIYVVNDGSKDRTPQIVGEFQKKDGRIVLINHEKNMGVGKSIIDGYKAALKDGMDIVAVMAGDNQMDPAYLPDLLDPIVEGRADYTKGNRLLGPDYVRNMPKFRYIGNMILTFLTKIASGYWHIMDPQNGYTAISKKALETIPLDKVYTWYGYPNDLLVKLNVYGFRVLDVPIPAKYGREKSKIKYTKYILKVSWLLLRDFFWRLKEKYLLYNFHPLVFFYIFGILFLLVGTGGVLFAFYQKFVLHRAVLFYYLTLSLLVFAIGLIMFLFAMLFDMEEERRNYQKR